In a single window of the Vitis vinifera cultivar Pinot Noir 40024 chromosome 6, ASM3070453v1 genome:
- the LOC100246763 gene encoding ERBB-3 BINDING PROTEIN 1: MSDDEREERELDLTSPEVVTKYKTAAEIVNKALQVVLSECKPKAKIVDVCEKGDAFIREQTGNVYKNVKKKIERGVAFPTCISVNNTVCHFSPLSSDETLLEAGDILKIDMGCHIDGFIAVVAHTHVLQDGPVTGRAADVIAAANTAAEVALRLLRPGRKNKEVTDAIQKVAAAYDCKIVEGVLSHQLKQFVIDGNKVVLSVPSGETRVDDAEFEENEVYAVDIVISSGDGKPRLLDERQTTIYKRAVDKNYHLKMKSSRFIFSEINQKFPIMPFTARALEEKRARLGLVECVNHDLLQPYPVLHEKPGDFVAHIKFTVLLMPNGSDRITSHPLQELRPTKTIDNDPEIKAWLALGTKTKKKGGGKKKKGKKGDKTENSGEAEPMDAASQE; this comes from the exons ATGTCGGACGATGAACGAGAAGAGAGAGAGTTGGATCTCACCTCGCCTGAGGTTGTTACCAAGTATAAAACCGCTGCTGAAATTGTCAACA AGGCCTTGCAGGTGGTGCTGTCGGAATGCAAACCGAAAGCCAAGATTGTAGACGTATGCGAAAAGGGCGATGCATTCATCAGAGA GCAAACTGGGAATGTGTACAAAAATGTCAAGAAGAAGATCGAGAGGGGTGTTGCATTTCCGACTTGCATTTCAGTAAACAACACTGTTTGTCACTTCTCACCACTGTCAAGTGATGAGACATTGTTGGAAGCAGGTGATATATTAAAGAT CGATATGGGATGTCACATAGATGGGTTTATTGCAGTAGTAGCCCATACTCATGTTCTCCAAGATGGGCCAGTGACAGGTAGAGCAGCTGATGTTATTGCAGCAGCAAACACTGCTGCTGAAGTTGCATTGAGACTTCTGAGGCCTGGAAGGAAG AACAAGGAAGTAACAGATGCTATTCAGAAGGTGGCTGCTGCCTATGACTGCAAGATTGTTGAAGGTGTTCTCAGTCACCAACTAAAACAGTTTGTGATTGATGGGAACAAGGTTGTATTGAGTGTGCCCAGTGGTGAAACCCGAGTTGATGATGCAGAATTTGAAGAGAATGAAGTTTATGCAGTTGATATAGTCATCAGCTCTGGTGATGGAAAA CCTAGGCTGTTGGATGAGCGGCAAACAACCATATATAAAAGAGCAGTGGACAAAAATTATCACTTGAAAATGAAGTCGTCAAGGTTTATCTTCAGtgaaataaatcaaaagttCCCCATCATGCCATTTACAGCCAG GGCTTTGGAAGAGAAGAGGGCTCGTCTGGGTCTAGTGGAATGTGTGAACCATGATCTTTTGCAGCCATACCCTGTTCTCCATGAGAAGCCTG GTGATTTTGTTGCCCATATTAAATTCACAGTTCTGTTAATGCCAAATGGGTCGGACAGGATCACATCCCATCCTTTGCAGGAGCTGCGGCCCACCAAGACAATAGACAATGACCCTGAAATCAAGGCTTGGTTGGCACTTGGGACAAAGACAAAGAAGAAAGGTGgtgggaaaaagaagaaag GTAAGAAAGGTGACAAAACAGAGAATTCAGGCGAAGCCGAACCCATGGATGCAGCATCTCAAGAATGA
- the LOC100257001 gene encoding ran-binding protein 1 homolog b, producing the protein MASSDPERREDEDAAAAAEDEDTGAQVAPIVKLEEVAVTTGEEDEDAVLDLKAKLYRFDKDGNQWKERGAGSVKLLKHKESGKVRLVMRQSKTLKICANHLVLPTMSVQEHAGNDKSCVWHATDFADGELKDELFCIRFASVENCKSFMEKVQEVAESQQKKEENKDASAAAGLLEKLSVEEKETEDKAEEEKPVAAKEEKETESEQGKTDAEKKVEEPSSST; encoded by the exons ATGGCGAGCAGCGATCCGGAACGCAGAGAAGATGAAGATGCCGCCGCCGCCGCCGAGGACGAAGACACCGGGGCACAGGTCGCTCCGATCGTTAAGCTCGAAGAGGTTGCCGTCACCACCGGCGAGGAGGATGAAGACGCCGTTCTCGATCT GAAAGCGAAGCTTTACAGATTCGACAAGGATGGGAATCAATGGAAGGAGAGAGGTGCTGGTAGTGTGAAGCTTTTGAAGCACAAAGAATCTGGCAAGGTCAGGCTCGTTATGCGACAATCGAAGACTCTCAAGATCTGTGCGAATCATCTAG TTCTACCGACTATGTCAGTTCAGGAGCATGCTGGTAACGATAAGTCCTGTGTCTGGCATGCCactgattttgctgatggagaaTTGAAGGATGAGCTTTTCTGTATAAGATTTGCATCAGTTGAAA ATTGCAAAAGCTTCATGGAAAAGGTTCAAGAGGTTGCTGAATCCCAACAGAAGAAAGAGGAAAACAAAGATGCATCTGCAGCTGCTGGGCTTCTTGAGAAGTTGAGTGTCGAAGAAAAGGAAACTGAGGACAAAGCGGAAGAAGAAAAGCCTGTTGCAGCCAAGGAGGAGAAGGAAACTGAAAGTGAGCAAGGAAAGACAGATGCTGAAAAGAAAGTGGAGGAACCTTCTTCCTCAACTTAA
- the LOC100262109 gene encoding potassium transporter 1: protein MSPTPSEESIEQEISQQNVKRVSCTTVLTLAYQSLGVVYGDLSTSPLYVYKTTFSGKSSLHGNDEEIYGVLSFIFWTFTLIALFKYIFIVMSAADNGEGGTFALYSLLCRHARLSILPNQQAIDQKLSAYAMERSADTRQSFVMKSVFEKHPKFRQGLLIFVLLGTCMAIGDGILTPAISVLSAVSGVQLKITELHENHVVLISCVILVVLFSLQHYGTHRVAFMFAPIVTAWLLCISGIGIYNILRWNPHIFCALSPTYMLKFLKSTGIEGWISLGGVVLSITGVEMMFADLGHFSALSIKIAFTVLVYPSLILAYMGEAAYLSRHHEDLQRSFYKAIPEAVFWPVFIVATFAAVVASQAAISATFSIISQCCALNCFPRVKIVHTSQKISGQIYIPEVNWMLMCLCLAVTIGLRDTNMMGHAYGLAVTTVMLVTTCLMAMVMIIVWKLQIFTAVAFLVFFGSMELLYISASFCKVPEGGWIPLALSLIFLTVMYVWNYGTLQKHQFDAENKVSMNRILRLGPSLGMVRVPGIGLIYTNLVTGVPAVFGHFVTNLPAFHQVLVFVCVKSVQVPYVCEKERFLISRVGRKEHSMFRCIVRYGYKNLQQENYDFENTLVSELVQFVEKEKESGLGPITEESSREFGNLDIEALGASEQTFNDPSHEENSVQSSHDIQVMKSGDEQLENSLPNEESLQILKARESGLAYILGHSHAKAKKSSSIVKQVAIDFVYAFLSRNCRGPDVVLNVPHTSLLEVGMIYYV, encoded by the exons aTGAGCCCAACACCATCAGAAGAATCTATCGAACAAGAAATTTCTCAGCAG AATGTGAAGAGGGTATCATGTACCACTGTTCTCACATTGGCTTATCAAAGTCTTGGGGTGGTTTATGGTGACCTCAGTACCTCCCCTCTCTATGTCTACAAGACGACCTTCTCTGGGAAGTCGAGCCTTCATGGGAATGATGAAGAGATTTATGGGGTGCTTTCCTTCATCTTCTGGACATTTACTCTTATAGCTCTCTTCAAATACATCTTCATTGTGATGTCAGCTGCTGATAATGGTGAAG GTGgtacctttgcattgtactccTTACTTTGCCGGCATGCAAGATTGAGCATTCTGCCCAATCAACAAGCCATAGATCAAAAGTTGTCAGCCTATGCAATGGAAAGATCAGCAGACACACGGCAGAGCTTTGTTATGAAATCAGTCTTTGAGAAGCACCCAAAATTTCGCCAGGGGctattgatttttgttttgctGGGAACCTGTATGGCAATTGGTGATGGAATTCTCACTCCTGCAATATCAG TTCTTTCAGCAGTTTCGGGTGTTCAACTGAAAATCACAGAGCTCCATGAGA aTCATGTTGTTCTAATCTCGTGTGTCATATTAGTGGTGCTTTTCTCTCTTCAGCACTATGGAACACATAGAGTTGCCTTCATGTTTGCTCCAATTGTCACAGCATGGCTTCTGTGCATTAGTGGCATTGGGATATATAACATCTTGAGGTGGAATCCACATATATTTTGTGCCCTTTCTCCAACTTACATGTTGAAGTTCCTTAAAAGCACAGGCATTGAAGGATGGATATCATTAGGAGGAGTGGTTCTCTCAATCACAG GTGTAGAGATGATGTTTGCTGATTTGGGCCATTTCTCTGCGCTCTCAATTAAG ATTGCATTCACGGTTCTAGTGTATCCCTCTTTGATTCTTGCATATATGGGCGAGGCTGCATATCTCTCCAGGCACCATGAAGATCTCCAAAGAAGCTTTTATAAAGCCATACCAG AAGCTGTGTTTTGGCCAGTGTTCATAGTTGCCACTTTTGCAGCTGTTGTAGCAAGTCAGGCTGCAATCTCAGCTACATTCTCCATTATAAGCCAGTGCTGTGCATTAAACTGTTTTCCTCGTGTGAAAATTGTTCATACGTCACAAAAAATATCTGGACAGATTTACATACCGGAGGTCAATTGGATGTTGATGTGCCTCTGTTTAGCTGTGACAATTGGATTAAGGGATACTAACATGATGGGTCATGCTTATG GGCTGGCAGTGACTACTGTTATGCTTGTGACAACTTGCTTGATGGCAATGGTGATGATAATCGTGTGGAAGCTACAGATATTTACGGCTGTTgcatttttggtgttttttggaTCAATGGAACTCCTTTACATCTCTGCATCATTTTGCAAGGTCCCAGAAGGGGGTTGGATCCCACTTGCTCTGTCCTTGATCTTCCTGACTGTAATGTATGTTTGGAACTATGGAACTTTGCAGAAACACCAGTTTGATGCGGAGAACAAGGTTTCGATGAATAGAATATTGCGTTTAGGGCCAAGCCTTGGCATGGTCCGGGTACCTGGAATTGGGCTCATCTACACTAATCTGGTGACAGGAGTTCCAGCTGTTTTTGGACATTTTGTGACGAACTTACCAGCTTTCCATCAGGTCCTTGTTTTTGTATGTGTGAAGTCTGTTCAAGTCCCCTATGTCTGTGAAAAGGAACGGTTTCTAATAAGTAGAGTGGGCCGAAAAGAGCATAGCATGTTCCGGTGCATTGTCAGGTATGGATACAAGAATCTTCAACAGGAAAACTACGATTTTGAGAATACACTGGTATCTGAACTCGTACAGtttgttgaaaaagaaaaagaaagtggtTTGGGACCAATAACTGAAGAATCATCTAGAGAGTTTGGAAACTTAGATATTGAAGCCCTTGGTGCTTCAGAGCAGACTTTCAATGACCCTAGTCATGAAGAAAACTCAGTGCAGTCTTCACATGATATCCAAGTAATGAAATCTGGCGATGAGCAGTTGGAAAACTCTCTTCCCAATGAAGAGTCTCTGCAGATACTGAAAGCTAGGGAATCTGGGCTTGCATACATTCTTGGGCATTCCCATGCAAAGGCGAAGAAATCCTCTTCCATTGTTAAGCAAGTTGCTATCGATTTTGTGTATGCTTTTCTAAGCAGGAACTGCAGAGGCCCTGATGTTGTTCTGAACGTGCCTCATACTTCTTTGCTAGAAGTCGGTATGATTTATTATGTCTAA
- the LOC100267272 gene encoding pyruvate decarboxylase 1 isoform X1: protein MDNKIGSQLDSCKPANNDVGSAPQNGTVSTIQDSPSPAHPTGSRATLGSHIAHRLVQIGVNDVFSVPGDFNLTLLDCIIAEPGLNNIGCCNELNAGYAADGYARARGVGACVVTFTVGGLSILNAIAGAYSENLPVICIVGGPNTNDYGTNRILHHTIGLPDFSQEVRCFQPVTCYQAIINHLDEAHELIDKAISTALKESKPVYISVSCNLPTIFHPTFSREPIPFALSPKMSNCKGLDAAVEAAAAFLNKAVKPVIVGGPKLRVAKATKAFVELADACGYALAVMPSAKGLVPEHHPHFIGTYWGAVGTAFCGEIVESADAYVFVGPIFNDYSSVGYSLLLKREKAIIVQPERVVIANGPAFGCVLMKDFLPALAKRLNNNTTAYENYRRIHIPDGVPLKCEPTEPLRVNILFQHIQKLLSHDTAVIAETGDSWFNCQKLKLPEGCGWCCRYEFQMQYGSIGWSVGAMLGYAQSVPDKRVIACIGDGSFQVTAQDVSTMIRCEQKSIIFLINNGGYTIEVEIHDGPYNVIKNWNYTGLVDAIHNGEGNCWTKKVNNEQELIEAIEIATGEKKDCLCFIEVVVHKDDTSKELLEWGSRVSSANSRAPNPQ, encoded by the exons ATGGACAATAAGATTGGATCACAACTGGATTCATGCAAACCCGCCAATAACGACGTGGGTTCCGCTCCTCAAAACGGCACCGTTTCCACCATTCAGGACTCTCCCTCTCCGGCCCACCCCACCGGCTCCCGCGCCACCCTCGGCAGCCACATCGCTCACCGTCTTGTTCAGATTGGCGTCAACGACGTCTTCTCCGTTCCCGGAGACTTCAACCTCACTCTTCTCGATTGCATCATTGCCGAGCCGGGTCTCAACAACATTGGCTGCTGTAACGAGCTCAACGCCGGCTACGCCGCCGACGGCTATGCCAGGGCCCGCGGCGTCGGTGCGTGTGTTGTCACCTTCACTGTCGGCGGGCTCAGCATTCTCAACGCCATCGCCGGCGCTTACAGTGAGAACCTTCCGGTCATTTGTATCGTCGGAGGTCCCAACACCAACGACTACGGTACTAATAGAATTCTCCACCACACTATTGGGTTGCCGGACTTCAGCCAAGAAGTCCGATGCTTCCAGCCTGTTACCTGCTATCAG GCTATTATAAATCATTTGGATGAAGCCCATGAGCTCATTGATAAGGCCATTTCTACAGCTCTGAAAGAAAGCAAACCTGTGTACATTAGTGTCAGTTGTAACTTGCCAACAATATTTCATCCAACCTTCAGTCGAGAGCCTATTCCTTTCGCCCTTTCTCCCAA AATGAGCAATTGCAAGGGGTTAGACGCAGCAGTGGAGGCTGCGGCAGCCTTCTTGAACAAGGCGGTGAAGCCTGTGATAGTGGGAGGGCCGAAACTACGGGTGGCGAAGGCGACAAAAGCCTTTGTCGAATTGGCAGACGCCTGTGGTTACGCCCTTGCTGTGATGCCATCGGCCAAGGGGCTGGTTCCTGAGCACCACCCTCATTTTATAGGGACGTACTGGGGAGCCGTCGGCACTGCCTTCTGCGGCGAGATTGTGGAATCAGCTGACGCATACGTGTTTGTAGGGCCGATTTTCAACGACTACAGCTCCGTTGGGTACTCCCTTCTGCTCAAGAGGGAGAAGGCCATCATCGTGCAACCAGAACGCGTTGTCATCGCCAACGGGCCAGCTTTCGGGTGTGTTCTGATGAAGGACTTTCTCCCAGCTCTGGCCAAGAGGCTTAACAACAATACCACCGCCTATGAGAACTACCGACGTATCCACATTCCGGATGGTGTTCCTCTAAAATGCGAACCCACTGAGCCTTTGAGAGTTAACATTCTCTTCCAGCACATACAGAAGCTGCTTTCACACGACACTGCCGTGATCGCAGAGACCGGGGACTCCTGGTTTAACTGCCAGAAACTCAAATTACCAGAAGGATGTGG TTGGTGTTGCAGGTACGAGTTTCAAATGCAGTATGGTTCCATTGGGTGGTCTGTTGGCGCGATGCTGGGGTATGCGCAGTCGGTTCCAGACAAGCGGGTGATTGCTTGCATTGGCGATGGGAGCTTCCAG GTGACTGCACAGGATGTGTCAACGATGATTCGGTGCGAGCAGAAGAGCATCATCTTCCTGATAAACAATGGGGGATACACCATAGAAGTTGAAATCCATGATGGCCCCTACAATGTGATTAAGAACTGGAACTACACTGGCCTAGTGGATGCAATCCATAATGGTGAAGGCAACTGCTGGACAAAGAAG GTCAATAATGAACAGGAGCTCATAGAGGCCATTGAAATAGCAACAGGGGAGAAGAAGGATTGTTTGTGTTTCATTGAAGTGGTAGTTCACAAGGATGACACCAGCAAAGAGCTTCTTGAATGGGGATCCAGGGTCAGCTCTGCCAATAGCCGTGCGCCAAATCCTCAGTAG
- the LOC100267272 gene encoding pyruvate decarboxylase 1 isoform X2, translating into MDNKIGSQLDSCKPANNDVGSAPQNGTVSTIQDSPSPAHPTGSRATLGSHIAHRLVQIGVNDVFSVPGDFNLTLLDCIIAEPGLNNIGCCNELNAGYAADGYARARGVGACVVTFTVGGLSILNAIAGAYSENLPVICIVGGPNTNDYGTNRILHHTIGLPDFSQEVRCFQPVTCYQAIINHLDEAHELIDKAISTALKESKPVYISVSCNLPTIFHPTFSREPIPFALSPKMSNCKGLDAAVEAAAAFLNKAVKPVIVGGPKLRVAKATKAFVELADACGYALAVMPSAKGLVPEHHPHFIGTYWGAVGTAFCGEIVESADAYVFVGPIFNDYSSVGYSLLLKREKAIIVQPERVVIANGPAFGCVLMKDFLPALAKRLNNNTTAYENYRRIHIPDGVPLKCEPTEPLRVNILFQHIQKLLSHDTAVIAETGDSWFNCQKLKLPEGCGYEFQMQYGSIGWSVGAMLGYAQSVPDKRVIACIGDGSFQVTAQDVSTMIRCEQKSIIFLINNGGYTIEVEIHDGPYNVIKNWNYTGLVDAIHNGEGNCWTKKVNNEQELIEAIEIATGEKKDCLCFIEVVVHKDDTSKELLEWGSRVSSANSRAPNPQ; encoded by the exons ATGGACAATAAGATTGGATCACAACTGGATTCATGCAAACCCGCCAATAACGACGTGGGTTCCGCTCCTCAAAACGGCACCGTTTCCACCATTCAGGACTCTCCCTCTCCGGCCCACCCCACCGGCTCCCGCGCCACCCTCGGCAGCCACATCGCTCACCGTCTTGTTCAGATTGGCGTCAACGACGTCTTCTCCGTTCCCGGAGACTTCAACCTCACTCTTCTCGATTGCATCATTGCCGAGCCGGGTCTCAACAACATTGGCTGCTGTAACGAGCTCAACGCCGGCTACGCCGCCGACGGCTATGCCAGGGCCCGCGGCGTCGGTGCGTGTGTTGTCACCTTCACTGTCGGCGGGCTCAGCATTCTCAACGCCATCGCCGGCGCTTACAGTGAGAACCTTCCGGTCATTTGTATCGTCGGAGGTCCCAACACCAACGACTACGGTACTAATAGAATTCTCCACCACACTATTGGGTTGCCGGACTTCAGCCAAGAAGTCCGATGCTTCCAGCCTGTTACCTGCTATCAG GCTATTATAAATCATTTGGATGAAGCCCATGAGCTCATTGATAAGGCCATTTCTACAGCTCTGAAAGAAAGCAAACCTGTGTACATTAGTGTCAGTTGTAACTTGCCAACAATATTTCATCCAACCTTCAGTCGAGAGCCTATTCCTTTCGCCCTTTCTCCCAA AATGAGCAATTGCAAGGGGTTAGACGCAGCAGTGGAGGCTGCGGCAGCCTTCTTGAACAAGGCGGTGAAGCCTGTGATAGTGGGAGGGCCGAAACTACGGGTGGCGAAGGCGACAAAAGCCTTTGTCGAATTGGCAGACGCCTGTGGTTACGCCCTTGCTGTGATGCCATCGGCCAAGGGGCTGGTTCCTGAGCACCACCCTCATTTTATAGGGACGTACTGGGGAGCCGTCGGCACTGCCTTCTGCGGCGAGATTGTGGAATCAGCTGACGCATACGTGTTTGTAGGGCCGATTTTCAACGACTACAGCTCCGTTGGGTACTCCCTTCTGCTCAAGAGGGAGAAGGCCATCATCGTGCAACCAGAACGCGTTGTCATCGCCAACGGGCCAGCTTTCGGGTGTGTTCTGATGAAGGACTTTCTCCCAGCTCTGGCCAAGAGGCTTAACAACAATACCACCGCCTATGAGAACTACCGACGTATCCACATTCCGGATGGTGTTCCTCTAAAATGCGAACCCACTGAGCCTTTGAGAGTTAACATTCTCTTCCAGCACATACAGAAGCTGCTTTCACACGACACTGCCGTGATCGCAGAGACCGGGGACTCCTGGTTTAACTGCCAGAAACTCAAATTACCAGAAGGATGTGG GTACGAGTTTCAAATGCAGTATGGTTCCATTGGGTGGTCTGTTGGCGCGATGCTGGGGTATGCGCAGTCGGTTCCAGACAAGCGGGTGATTGCTTGCATTGGCGATGGGAGCTTCCAG GTGACTGCACAGGATGTGTCAACGATGATTCGGTGCGAGCAGAAGAGCATCATCTTCCTGATAAACAATGGGGGATACACCATAGAAGTTGAAATCCATGATGGCCCCTACAATGTGATTAAGAACTGGAACTACACTGGCCTAGTGGATGCAATCCATAATGGTGAAGGCAACTGCTGGACAAAGAAG GTCAATAATGAACAGGAGCTCATAGAGGCCATTGAAATAGCAACAGGGGAGAAGAAGGATTGTTTGTGTTTCATTGAAGTGGTAGTTCACAAGGATGACACCAGCAAAGAGCTTCTTGAATGGGGATCCAGGGTCAGCTCTGCCAATAGCCGTGCGCCAAATCCTCAGTAG
- the LOC100262137 gene encoding protein CHUP1, chloroplastic, with protein sequence MPRDDDDSGITFLNKELESSLARNNALEKENQELKQEVARLKAQISSLKAHDNERKSMLWKKLQSSFDNSNADAKQQKPTNTVRTPEPKLAVENLCPRSDSPESAPRKERPARIPKPPPRPTTATPPSLKEVNGNKVPLAPPPPRPPPLPSKLLAGSKAVRRVPEVMEFYRSLTRRDPQVERANPVGIPTVGNSRNMIGEIENRSSHLMAIKSDVETQGEFINSLTREVEAAAYTEISDVEAFVKWLDEELSYLVDERAVLKHFPKWPERKADALREAAFSYRDLKNLEAEVSSFEDNTKQPLTQSLRRIQALQDRVERSVANMEKMRDGASKRYKEFQIPWEWMLNTGLIGQIKISSTKLAKKYMKRIIKEMQSIECSQEDNLMLQGVRFAFRVHQFAGGFDVDTMHAFEELKRVGTGSNKQQHAVNTIQEC encoded by the exons ATGCCAAGAGACGATGATGACTCAGGCATCACCTTCCTCAATAAAGAACTGGAATCATCACTGGCAAGAAATAATGCACTGGAGAAAGAGAATCAGGAACTGAAACAAGAAGTAGCGCGTCTTAAAGCACAGATAAGTTCTCTCAAAGCACACGATAATGAGAGGAAATCCATGCTTTGGAAGAAGTTACAGAGTTCATTTGACAACAGCAATGCAGATGCCAAACAACAAAAACCAACAAATACAGTTAGAACACCAGAACCAAAACTAGCAGTGGAAAATTTGTGTCCAAGGTCAGATTCCCCAGAATCTGCACCCAGAAAGGAAAGACCAGCAAGGATACCAAAACCTCCACCAAGGCCTACCACTGCCACTCCACCTTCTCTCAAGGAAGTAAATGGCAACAAAGTGCCATTAGCACCACCACCGCCACGGCCACCACCACTTCCATCAAAACTGCTGGCTGGATCAAAGGCAGTGCGTCGTGTGCCAGAGGTGATGGAGTTCTACCGATCTCTTACAAGGAGAGATCCCCAGGTTGAAAGAGCCAATCCAGTAGGAATCCCAACAGTTGGAAATTCTAGGAACATGATTGGAGAAATTGAGAACCGCTCAAGTCATCTTATGGCT ATAAAATCTGATGTGGAAACACAAGGGGAATTCATCAATTCATTAACAAGAGAGGTGGAGGCTGCAGCTTATACTGAGATTTCTGATGTGGAGGCATTTGTGAAATGGCTGGATGAGGAACTATCCTACCTGGTTGATGAACGGGCAGTGCTCAAGCATTTTCCAAAGTGGCCAGAGAGGAAGGCAGATGCATTGCGGGAAGCTGCTTTTAGCTACCGTGACCTGAAGAACCTTGAAGCTGAAGTTTCATCATTTGAGGATAACACAAAACAGCCTTTGACCCAATCACTCAGAAGGATCCAAGCATTGCAAGACAG AGTGGAAAGAAGTGTTGCTAACATGGAAAAGATGAGAGATGGAGCAAGCAAGAGGTACAAGGAATTCCAGATCCCTTGGGAATGGATGCTGAACACAGGACTGATTGGTCAG ATCAAAATAAGCTCCACAAAGCTGGCCAAGAAATACATGAAAAGGATAATTAAAGAAATGCAGTCTATTGAATGTTCACAGGAAGACAATCTCATGCTTCAAGGTGTTCGATTTGCTTTTCGAGTTCACCAG TTTGCAGGTGGTTTTGATGTGGATACAATGCATGCATTTGAAGAACTAAAGAGGGTTGGAACAGGCAGTAACAAACAACAGCATGCAGTTAACACAATTCAGGAGTGCTAG